In Pseudomonadaceae bacterium SI-3, the sequence ACGATCACCGCAACTAGCACAACCGCGATGGGGTAGTTCATCGCTTTTTTAATCTTCGCCTTCAGCGCCTCGGTCTTTTCCTTGTAGGTCGCGACCCGGTCCAGCAAGGTCTCCAGCGAGCCGGACTGCTCGCCCGAATCGACCAGGTTGCAATACAGGTCATCGAAGTACTGAGGTTTCTTACGCAGCGCCGTAGCAAAGCTGTTACCCGCTGCAACCTCCTGCTTGAGGTCGTCGACCAGCTTGCGCATGTTCGGGTTATCGAAGCCCTCGCCGATGATGTCGAAGGATTGCAGCAGCGGAACGCCGGCCTTCATCATTGTCGCCATCTGCCGTGTGAACAGGGCGATGTCCATCGGCTTGATCTTCTTGCCAGCGCTGAACAGCGACACTGACTTCTTGCGCACCTTCTGCGGGTTCACGCCCTGCTTGCGCAGCTGCGCCTTGACCAGTGCGGGGCTTACGCCGCTCAGCTCGCCTTTTATCTTTGCGCCCTGTCTGTTCGTCCCTTCCCAGGTGAAGACACTGGTTTTTACCGCTTTCTGCGCCATGTTAGTCCTTGGTCACCCGGTTGACTTCTTCCAGGCTGGTCACGCCCTGCATGGCTTTTACAAGAGCCGATGTACGCAGATCGTTGAAGCCGTCTTTACGCATCTGGGTGGAAATGTCGATGGAGTTGCCGTCCTCCATGATAATCCTGGCCAGTGCCGGCGTGTTTTTAACCACTTCATAAATACCGACACGGCCCTTGTATCCGCCTTTGCAATTTTCACAGCCTATCGGGCCGTAGATTTTGAAGGTACCGATCTTGTCGGCAGGGAAGCCCTCTTCCAACAGGGCATCGCGCGGCAGCTCCACCTCCTTCTTGCAGGTGCCGCAGAGTTTGCGAGCCAGCCGCTGGGCAATGATCAAGTTGACGGAAGTGGCAATATTGAAGGCCGCCACGCCCATATTGCGTAGCCGCGTCAGGGTTTCGGCGGCGCTGTTGGTGTGCAGCGTCGACATCACCATATGGCCGGTCTGCGCGGCCTTGATGGCAATCTCGGCGGTCTCCAGGTCACGGATTTCGCCGACCATGATGATGTCCGGGTCCTGACGCAGAAACGCCCGCAGCGCCTGGGAGAAATCCATGCCCTGACGAGGATTGACGTTAACCTGGTTGATACCCTCAAGATTGATTTCCACCGGATCTTCGGCGGTGGAGATATTCACATCCACCGTATTGAGAATATTCAGGCCGGTGTACAGCGATACCGTCTTGCCCGATCCCGTAGGGCCGGTGACCAGAATCATGCCCTGCGGCTGCTTGAGGGCATTCATGTACAGCTCTTTCTGGTTTTCTTCGTAGCCCAGGGCATCGATCCCCATCTGCGCACTGGACGGATCGAGAATTCGCATCACGATTTTCTCGCCCCATAGGGTCGGCAGGGTGTTAACGCGGAAGTCGATGGCTTTGGTCTTGGACAGCTTCATCTTGATCCGGCCATCCTGCGGTTTGCGGCGCTCGGAAATGTCCAGCCCGGCCATTACCTTGAGACGCGCAGAGATGCGAGGCGCCAGCTGGATCGGTGGACGGGCTACCTCGTGCAAAATGCCATCCGTACGGAGCCGGACACGAAATGTCTTCTCATAGGGCTCGAAATGCAGGTCGGATGAACCGCCACGAATGGCATCAAGCAGCATCTTGTTGACGAAGCGAACGACCGGGGCGTCGTCGGCTGCCTCGCCTGCATCATCATTTGCCGAATCATCTGACACGGTTTGAACGTCCACCCCGTCCAAGTCCACGTCGCCCAGATCCTCCAGGCCGGACGTCGAGCTCTCGAAAAACTTGTCGATGGCCTGCCCGAGCTTGTCGTCCTCAACCAGAATGGCCTCGGTCGTCAGCCCGGTGCTGAACTGAATATCCGTGACAGCCTGCTGGTTGGTCGGGTCCGACACCGCCACGTACAGCTTATGGCCGCGTTTTATCAACGGCAGTACACGGTGCTGGCGCGCCAGCTTTTCAGAGACTACGTCCTTTAGTTGACTTTCCTTATCCAGCGCGTTGAGGTCCATGTACGCAACACCGAACTGTTCCGCTGCCAGTTCAGCGACCGCCCGACCATTGGCAAGCTTGTTCTGCACAACATAGGTCACCAGCGACAGCTTGTTACGCGCCGCCTGCTGTTGCGCTTGCTGTGCAGTCTTGTCGTCGAGCAGGCCGGTCAGCACCATCTGCTTGGCCAGGCCGGAAAGGGCAACGTTGTCGGTCATGAGCATAGTTCTTCCGGA encodes:
- the pilB gene encoding type IV-A pilus assembly ATPase PilB is translated as MTDNVALSGLAKQMVLTGLLDDKTAQQAQQQAARNKLSLVTYVVQNKLANGRAVAELAAEQFGVAYMDLNALDKESQLKDVVSEKLARQHRVLPLIKRGHKLYVAVSDPTNQQAVTDIQFSTGLTTEAILVEDDKLGQAIDKFFESSTSGLEDLGDVDLDGVDVQTVSDDSANDDAGEAADDAPVVRFVNKMLLDAIRGGSSDLHFEPYEKTFRVRLRTDGILHEVARPPIQLAPRISARLKVMAGLDISERRKPQDGRIKMKLSKTKAIDFRVNTLPTLWGEKIVMRILDPSSAQMGIDALGYEENQKELYMNALKQPQGMILVTGPTGSGKTVSLYTGLNILNTVDVNISTAEDPVEINLEGINQVNVNPRQGMDFSQALRAFLRQDPDIIMVGEIRDLETAEIAIKAAQTGHMVMSTLHTNSAAETLTRLRNMGVAAFNIATSVNLIIAQRLARKLCGTCKKEVELPRDALLEEGFPADKIGTFKIYGPIGCENCKGGYKGRVGIYEVVKNTPALARIIMEDGNSIDISTQMRKDGFNDLRTSALVKAMQGVTSLEEVNRVTKD